Proteins encoded by one window of Modestobacter marinus:
- a CDS encoding Mrp/NBP35 family ATP-binding protein, producing MSDTLTGSPALDAVNAALATVQDPEINRPLPELGMVKDVQIGVGGDPGAVRIEVYLTVAGCPMRETITNRVTQAVSAVPGVTSVSVGLDVMSDEQRTELRKTVRGTDAAEPVVPFAQPGSLTRVYAVASGKGGVGKSSVTVNLAAALAKKGLSVGVVDADIYGHSVPRMLGVDDKPTQVDNMIMPPQSYGVKVISIGMFTPGNTPVVWRGPMLHRALQQFLADVWWGDLDVLLMDLPPGTGDVAISVAQLVPNAEILVVTTPQLAAAEVAERAGAIATQTHQQVVGVVENMSWLELPDGSRMDVFGSGGGQAVSDALTKTLGARVPLLGQIPLDTRLREAGDAGAPIVLAQPDAPAAQSLSAIADALAVRQRGLSGMSLGLTPVKR from the coding sequence ATGTCCGACACGCTGACCGGATCCCCGGCGCTGGACGCCGTGAACGCGGCGCTGGCGACCGTCCAGGACCCCGAGATCAACCGTCCGCTGCCCGAGCTGGGCATGGTCAAGGACGTGCAGATCGGCGTCGGCGGCGACCCGGGTGCCGTGCGCATCGAGGTCTACCTGACCGTCGCCGGCTGCCCGATGCGCGAGACGATCACCAACCGGGTCACCCAGGCCGTCTCCGCCGTCCCGGGCGTGACGTCGGTGTCGGTCGGCCTGGACGTGATGAGCGACGAGCAGCGGACCGAGCTGCGCAAGACCGTCCGCGGCACCGATGCGGCCGAGCCGGTCGTCCCGTTCGCCCAGCCCGGCTCGCTGACCCGGGTGTACGCGGTCGCGTCGGGCAAGGGCGGCGTGGGCAAGTCCAGCGTCACGGTGAACCTGGCCGCCGCGCTGGCCAAGAAGGGCCTGTCGGTCGGCGTCGTGGACGCCGACATCTACGGCCACTCGGTGCCCCGGATGCTCGGCGTGGACGACAAGCCCACCCAGGTCGACAACATGATCATGCCGCCGCAGTCCTACGGCGTGAAGGTCATCTCGATCGGCATGTTCACCCCGGGCAACACCCCGGTGGTCTGGCGTGGCCCGATGCTGCACCGCGCGCTGCAGCAGTTCCTCGCCGACGTGTGGTGGGGCGACCTGGACGTGCTCCTGATGGACCTCCCGCCCGGCACCGGTGACGTCGCGATCTCGGTGGCCCAGCTGGTGCCCAACGCCGAGATCCTGGTCGTGACGACGCCGCAGCTCGCCGCCGCCGAGGTGGCCGAGCGGGCCGGCGCGATCGCCACCCAGACCCACCAGCAGGTCGTCGGCGTCGTGGAGAACATGTCCTGGCTGGAGCTGCCCGACGGTTCCCGGATGGACGTCTTCGGCTCCGGCGGCGGTCAGGCCGTCTCCGACGCGCTCACCAAGACCCTCGGTGCGCGGGTGCCGCTGCTGGGCCAGATCCCGCTGGACACCCGGCTCCGCGAGGCCGGTGACGCCGGGGCGCCGATCGTGCTCGCCCAGCCCGACGCCCCCGCGGCGCAGTCGCTGTCCGCGATCGCCGATGCCCTCGCCGTCCGCCAGCGCGGGCTGTCCGGCATGTCCCTGGGGCTGACCCCGGTCAAGCGGTAG
- a CDS encoding AzlD domain-containing protein yields MSTGTLWAVVLVGSLGCYLLKLAGLSVPAAWVERPWVTRVVEFVPAALLAALVAVQAASSGPDLVVDGRLAGLAVAALALALRAPFIVVLVLAGAAGALVHVLTG; encoded by the coding sequence ATGAGCACGGGGACGCTGTGGGCGGTGGTGCTGGTCGGCTCGCTGGGCTGCTACCTGCTGAAGCTGGCCGGGCTGTCGGTGCCGGCGGCCTGGGTGGAGCGGCCGTGGGTGACCCGGGTGGTGGAGTTCGTGCCCGCGGCGCTGCTGGCCGCGCTGGTCGCCGTCCAGGCGGCGTCCTCGGGGCCCGACCTGGTGGTCGACGGGCGGCTGGCCGGGCTCGCGGTGGCCGCGCTCGCACTCGCGCTGCGGGCGCCGTTCATCGTCGTCCTGGTGCTGGCCGGTGCAGCCGGGGCGCTGGTGCACGTCCTCACCGGCTGA
- a CDS encoding tripartite tricarboxylate transporter TctB family protein, translating to MSSSAAAQEHPRTGAPVRGWSWAEAAFPAALLALGVFTVVDASTIVAPSSVNTVGPQAFPYAVGVLLVLTSVALFVDVVRGRRGAAEDGEDVDPSATTDWVTVLKLTGSFAALVVLVEPLGWPIAATVLFGGAAWSLGARPWWRPVLAGAVLAFTTQVLFTQLLDLYLPAGPLEGVSFLG from the coding sequence GTGAGCTCGTCGGCAGCCGCGCAGGAGCACCCCCGCACCGGTGCGCCGGTGCGGGGGTGGTCCTGGGCCGAGGCTGCCTTCCCGGCGGCGCTGCTGGCGCTGGGCGTCTTCACCGTGGTCGACGCGAGCACCATCGTCGCGCCGAGCTCGGTGAACACCGTGGGCCCGCAGGCCTTCCCGTACGCGGTCGGGGTGCTGCTGGTGCTCACCTCGGTCGCGCTCTTCGTCGACGTGGTCCGCGGCCGCCGCGGCGCCGCGGAGGACGGCGAGGACGTCGACCCGTCGGCGACCACCGACTGGGTCACCGTGCTGAAGCTGACCGGGTCGTTCGCCGCCCTGGTCGTGCTGGTGGAGCCGCTGGGCTGGCCCATCGCGGCGACCGTGCTCTTCGGCGGTGCCGCCTGGTCGCTGGGCGCCCGCCCGTGGTGGCGCCCGGTGCTCGCCGGCGCCGTCCTGGCCTTCACCACCCAGGTCCTGTTCACCCAGCTGCTGGACCTGTACCTGCCGGCCGGACCGCTGGAGGGGGTGAGCTTCCTTGGGTGA
- the sigE gene encoding RNA polymerase sigma factor SigE gives MTEPTATGSAASAGLEPVAADAAEGWVAPTWEQVVRDHSARVYRLAYRLSGNQQDAEDLTQETFVRVFRSLADFSPGTFEGWLHRITTNLFLDMVRRRQRIRFDALPEDTERLPGSAPSPEQVYADTHLDPQIQAALDALSPEFRVAVVLCDIEGLTYEEISATLGIKLGTVRSRIHRGRVQLREALAHLAPGRPVPAVEVS, from the coding sequence GTGACCGAGCCCACCGCGACCGGGTCGGCAGCGTCCGCCGGCCTCGAGCCCGTGGCCGCCGACGCGGCCGAGGGCTGGGTCGCGCCCACCTGGGAGCAGGTCGTCCGCGACCACTCGGCCCGGGTCTACCGGCTGGCCTACCGCCTCTCCGGCAACCAGCAGGACGCCGAGGACCTCACCCAGGAGACCTTCGTCCGGGTGTTCCGCTCGCTCGCCGACTTCTCCCCGGGCACCTTCGAGGGCTGGCTGCACCGGATCACCACGAACCTGTTCCTGGACATGGTGCGCCGGCGGCAGCGGATCCGCTTCGACGCCCTCCCCGAGGACACCGAGCGGCTGCCCGGCTCCGCGCCGTCCCCGGAGCAGGTCTACGCCGACACGCACCTCGACCCGCAGATCCAGGCGGCCCTCGACGCGCTCTCCCCGGAGTTCCGGGTCGCGGTCGTGCTGTGCGACATCGAGGGCCTCACCTACGAGGAGATCTCGGCGACCCTCGGGATCAAGCTCGGCACCGTCCGCAGCCGGATCCACCGCGGTCGCGTGCAGCTGCGCGAGGCGCTGGCCCACCTCGCGCCCGGTCGGCCCGTCCCCGCCGTGGAGGTGTCGTGA
- a CDS encoding tripartite tricarboxylate transporter permease — MGDVGALLDGFATALQPMYLLYALIGVTLGTAVGVLPGIGPAMTVALLLPLTYSLEPTAAFIMFAGIYYGGMYGGSTTSILLNAPGESSSIITALEGNRMAKAGRGSAALATAAIGSFVAGTIATVALTLVAPTIARLAVQLGPQDYVALLVLAFLTVAAVLGSSPPRGIASLGIGLFLGLVGTDTLTGQQRFTLGLPALADGIDVVVVAVGVFAVGEALYVASRLRRGPIPLVPVSGRWMTKDDWRRSWKPWLRGTAIGFPIGTLPAGGAEVGTFLSYSVERKLSKHREEFGKGAIEGVAGPEAANNASAAGVLVPLLTLGLPTSATAAIIIAAFQSYGIQPGPLLFEDESALIWALIASLYIGNVLLLVLNLPLVGIWVKLLQIPRPYLYAGILTFAALGSYSVGASTEDLVLLFLLGLLGWAMRNFGYPIAPAVVGLILGPIAEEQLRRTLAISQGDPTALVTSPFAAVVYAALVVFLFLGWWLRRRQARTEAELAATVATAPATSERSPS, encoded by the coding sequence TTGGGTGACGTCGGCGCGCTGCTCGACGGGTTCGCCACCGCCCTGCAGCCGATGTACCTGCTGTACGCGCTGATCGGCGTGACCCTGGGCACCGCGGTCGGCGTGCTGCCCGGCATCGGCCCGGCGATGACCGTGGCGCTGCTCCTGCCGCTGACCTACTCGCTGGAGCCGACCGCGGCGTTCATCATGTTCGCCGGGATCTACTACGGCGGCATGTACGGCGGGTCGACCACGTCCATCCTGCTCAACGCCCCCGGTGAGTCCTCCTCCATCATCACCGCGCTGGAGGGCAACCGGATGGCCAAGGCCGGCCGGGGGTCGGCGGCGCTGGCCACCGCGGCCATCGGGTCCTTCGTCGCCGGGACCATCGCCACCGTGGCGCTCACCCTGGTGGCGCCGACGATCGCCCGGCTGGCGGTCCAGCTCGGCCCGCAGGACTACGTCGCCCTGCTGGTGCTCGCCTTCCTGACGGTGGCGGCGGTGCTGGGCTCCAGCCCGCCCCGCGGGATCGCCTCGCTCGGCATCGGGCTGTTCCTCGGCCTGGTCGGCACGGACACGCTCACCGGTCAGCAGCGCTTCACCCTGGGGCTGCCCGCGCTCGCCGACGGCATCGACGTCGTCGTCGTGGCGGTCGGGGTCTTCGCCGTCGGGGAGGCGCTGTACGTCGCCTCCCGGCTGCGCCGCGGCCCCATCCCGCTGGTGCCGGTGAGCGGCCGCTGGATGACGAAGGACGACTGGCGCCGGTCCTGGAAGCCGTGGCTGCGCGGCACCGCCATCGGCTTCCCGATCGGCACCCTGCCCGCCGGCGGCGCGGAGGTCGGCACGTTCCTGTCCTACTCGGTGGAGCGGAAGCTCTCCAAGCACCGGGAGGAGTTCGGCAAGGGCGCCATCGAGGGCGTCGCCGGCCCGGAAGCGGCCAACAACGCCTCGGCGGCCGGCGTGCTGGTGCCCCTGCTCACGCTCGGGCTCCCCACCTCCGCGACGGCGGCGATCATCATCGCCGCCTTCCAGAGCTACGGGATCCAGCCGGGGCCCCTGCTGTTCGAGGACGAGTCCGCCCTCATCTGGGCCCTGATCGCCAGCCTCTACATCGGCAACGTCCTGCTGCTGGTGCTCAACCTGCCGCTGGTGGGCATCTGGGTGAAGCTGCTGCAGATCCCCCGGCCCTACCTGTACGCCGGCATCCTCACCTTCGCCGCGCTGGGCAGCTACTCCGTCGGCGCCTCGACCGAGGACCTGGTCCTGCTGTTCCTCCTGGGCCTGCTCGGCTGGGCGATGCGCAACTTCGGCTACCCGATCGCGCCGGCGGTGGTCGGCCTGATCCTCGGGCCCATCGCCGAGGAGCAGCTCCGCCGCACCCTCGCCATCAGCCAGGGCGACCCCACCGCCCTGGTGACCAGCCCGTTCGCCGCGGTCGTGTACGCGGCCCTGGTCGTCTTCCTGTTCCTGGGCTGGTGGCTCCGACGCCGCCAGGCCCGTACCGAGGCAGAGCTGGCCGCCACCGTGGCCACCGCACCTGCCACGTCCGAGAGGAGTCCGTCGTGA
- a CDS encoding universal stress protein: MTIVVGYVPKPEGRAALRAAVEEADLRGESLHVLNTSRGDAYVDPSYASPEDLAEVRGLLEETGLTFELEQHVGGQSGADEVVAAAARLGASLIVIGIRRRSPTGKLVFGSDAQRVLLEAECPVLSVKATPAG; this comes from the coding sequence GTGACCATCGTGGTGGGCTACGTGCCCAAGCCGGAGGGCCGCGCGGCCCTCCGGGCGGCCGTGGAGGAGGCCGACCTGCGCGGGGAGTCGCTGCACGTGCTGAACACCTCGCGCGGGGACGCCTACGTCGACCCCTCCTACGCCAGCCCCGAGGACCTCGCCGAGGTCCGCGGCCTGCTCGAGGAGACCGGCCTGACCTTCGAGCTCGAGCAGCACGTCGGCGGCCAGAGCGGGGCGGACGAGGTGGTGGCGGCGGCGGCACGGCTGGGCGCCTCGCTCATCGTGATCGGCATCCGCCGGCGCTCGCCCACCGGCAAGCTCGTCTTCGGCAGCGACGCCCAGCGCGTCCTGCTCGAGGCCGAGTGCCCAGTGCTGTCGGTCAAGGCCACGCCGGCCGGCTGA
- a CDS encoding S1C family serine protease, with amino-acid sequence MQPSTPPAPAPEPEQQAAFGRPAAVDGSFGGDRPAPAPRPVPAPPPEAVLRAFAPRDGATGLGEPPGGRPVQRRTAAAPFWKPDAASDPWRDPHAPAALGAPAQYPQEPPQPQAGPVVLDPKGRRKLRVRDLSVRLTVLALLSLLLVGMVGGTTAWYLGRTADEAPLLAEGTQLSEVSPGTSREPGSIADIADRVMPAVVSIEVQLASAGATGSGVVVDAAGGYIVTNNHVISGAADVPGAEIRAVFSDGSGSAARIVGRDPASDLAVLKVEKPGLVAASLGTAGDLVVGDPVVAIGSPLGLAGTVTSGIVSALDRPVRLSGEGSDTNAVISAVQTDAPINPGNSGGALVDASGAVIGINTAIASVAGNGTTGGSIGLGFAIPVDTVRDIAEELISTGTAVHASLGVNARTVTDGTRDGALVLNVEPGSGAAEAGVQEQDVVIAVDGEPIVSSEELAVEVDAREPGETVTLELVRGGSSREVDVTLGVA; translated from the coding sequence TTGCAGCCCAGCACGCCGCCGGCCCCGGCCCCCGAGCCGGAGCAGCAGGCCGCCTTCGGCCGACCGGCTGCGGTCGACGGGTCCTTCGGTGGCGACCGCCCGGCGCCGGCCCCCCGGCCCGTGCCCGCACCGCCCCCGGAGGCGGTGCTGCGCGCCTTCGCCCCACGGGACGGCGCCACCGGTCTGGGTGAGCCCCCCGGCGGCCGCCCCGTGCAGCGGCGGACGGCGGCGGCCCCCTTCTGGAAGCCCGACGCGGCGAGCGACCCGTGGCGCGACCCGCACGCTCCGGCCGCTCTCGGTGCGCCCGCGCAGTACCCGCAGGAGCCGCCGCAGCCACAGGCCGGCCCGGTGGTGCTGGACCCGAAGGGCCGCCGCAAGCTCCGGGTGCGGGACCTCTCCGTCCGGCTGACCGTGCTGGCGTTGCTGAGCCTGCTCCTGGTGGGCATGGTCGGCGGCACGACCGCCTGGTACCTGGGCCGGACGGCCGACGAGGCGCCGCTGCTGGCCGAGGGCACCCAGCTCTCCGAGGTCTCCCCGGGCACCAGCCGGGAGCCGGGGTCGATCGCCGACATCGCCGACCGCGTCATGCCGGCCGTGGTGTCCATCGAGGTCCAGCTGGCCAGCGCAGGCGCCACCGGTTCCGGGGTCGTGGTGGACGCCGCGGGCGGCTACATCGTCACCAACAACCACGTGATCTCCGGGGCGGCCGACGTGCCGGGTGCGGAGATCCGGGCCGTCTTCAGCGACGGCAGCGGTTCGGCCGCCCGGATCGTCGGCCGCGACCCGGCCAGCGACCTCGCCGTCCTCAAGGTGGAGAAGCCGGGGCTGGTCGCGGCGTCCCTCGGCACCGCCGGCGACCTCGTCGTCGGGGACCCGGTGGTGGCCATCGGCTCCCCGCTCGGCCTGGCCGGCACCGTCACCAGCGGCATCGTCAGTGCGCTGGACCGCCCGGTGCGGCTGTCCGGCGAGGGCAGCGACACCAACGCCGTGATCAGCGCCGTGCAGACGGATGCACCGATCAACCCCGGCAACTCCGGTGGTGCGCTGGTCGACGCCAGCGGTGCGGTGATCGGGATCAACACCGCGATCGCCTCGGTGGCGGGCAACGGCACCACCGGCGGCTCGATCGGCCTGGGCTTCGCCATCCCGGTCGACACCGTCCGGGACATCGCCGAGGAGCTGATCAGCACCGGGACGGCGGTGCACGCCTCGCTCGGGGTGAACGCCCGGACGGTCACCGACGGCACCCGCGACGGGGCGCTCGTGCTCAACGTCGAACCCGGCAGCGGTGCCGCCGAGGCGGGGGTGCAGGAGCAGGACGTGGTGATCGCGGTCGACGGCGAGCCGATCGTCAGCTCGGAGGAGCTGGCCGTCGAGGTCGACGCCCGGGAGCCGGGCGAGACGGTGACCCTCGAGCTGGTGCGCGGTGGCAGCTCCCGCGAGGTCGACGTCACCCTCGGGGTGGCCTGA
- a CDS encoding AzlC family ABC transporter permease, protein MPSDARTATLRDAVGLGVAVGLYGIAFGAAAAGAGLDTWQALAMSALMFTGASQFAMIGVLGAGGGAFSAVGSALLLGTRNTVYGVRLAPMLAPRGWLRRAGAAHWVIDETTAMAVAAPDRELGRLAFWVTGATIYLGWNVTTLIGSLGAAALGETAQAALDAVVPAAFLALLWPRLQRSAREPAVQRRVALGGAVVALVLTPFVPAGVQVVLAVVAVALAGRPRTTAAA, encoded by the coding sequence GTGCCGTCCGACGCCCGCACCGCCACCCTCCGGGACGCCGTCGGGCTCGGCGTGGCGGTGGGGCTGTACGGGATCGCCTTCGGTGCCGCCGCGGCCGGGGCGGGGCTGGACACCTGGCAGGCGCTGGCGATGTCGGCGCTGATGTTCACCGGCGCCTCGCAGTTCGCGATGATCGGCGTGCTCGGTGCCGGCGGTGGCGCGTTCTCGGCGGTGGGCAGTGCGCTGCTGCTGGGCACCCGCAACACCGTCTACGGCGTCCGGCTGGCCCCGATGCTGGCGCCGCGCGGCTGGCTGCGCCGGGCCGGGGCGGCGCACTGGGTGATCGACGAGACGACGGCGATGGCGGTGGCCGCGCCGGACCGGGAGCTGGGCCGGCTGGCGTTCTGGGTCACCGGCGCCACCATCTACCTGGGCTGGAACGTCACGACGCTGATCGGGTCGCTGGGGGCCGCGGCGCTGGGGGAGACGGCGCAGGCGGCGCTGGACGCCGTGGTGCCGGCGGCCTTCCTGGCCTTGCTGTGGCCCCGGCTGCAGCGCTCGGCGCGGGAGCCGGCGGTGCAGCGGCGGGTGGCCCTGGGCGGCGCGGTCGTCGCGCTGGTGCTCACCCCGTTCGTGCCGGCCGGGGTGCAGGTGGTGCTGGCCGTGGTCGCGGTGGCGCTGGCCGGCCGGCCGCGGACGACGGCGGCCGCATGA
- a CDS encoding TfoX/Sxy family protein has protein sequence MAHDAELAERVRTALSGRDVREVRMFGGLAFMVDEKMVACVSGGGGALLVRVSRSRDAEYLGVPGARRAEMGRGRSMGEGWIAVDDEALAGDHDLQFWVDAVLAHHAEQAAGR, from the coding sequence ATGGCCCACGACGCCGAGCTCGCGGAGCGGGTCCGCACCGCGCTGTCGGGCCGGGACGTCCGTGAGGTGCGGATGTTCGGCGGCCTCGCGTTCATGGTCGACGAGAAGATGGTGGCCTGCGTCTCGGGCGGCGGCGGTGCCCTGCTGGTCCGCGTCTCCCGCAGCCGGGACGCCGAGTACCTGGGGGTGCCCGGGGCCCGCCGGGCGGAGATGGGCAGGGGCCGGTCGATGGGCGAGGGGTGGATCGCCGTCGACGACGAGGCGCTCGCAGGGGACCACGACCTGCAGTTCTGGGTCGACGCCGTCCTGGCGCACCACGCCGAGCAGGCCGCGGGGCGCTGA
- a CDS encoding twin-arginine translocase TatA/TatE family subunit, whose protein sequence is MFDSIGWGEIIVLALAALFIFGPERLPSLAKDVASGLKKAREAVTGMRGQLHDTLGDDFDHLRDIDLRQYHPKTFIRSQLMGDDEPRPRTGSTAAGAGATAAGSGATAWAAGAQGAWVRDASTPPPFDVDAT, encoded by the coding sequence GTGTTCGACTCGATCGGCTGGGGCGAGATCATCGTCCTGGCGCTGGCGGCGCTGTTCATCTTCGGCCCCGAGCGCCTGCCCTCGCTGGCCAAGGACGTCGCGAGCGGGCTGAAGAAGGCGCGCGAGGCGGTCACCGGCATGCGCGGGCAGCTGCACGACACCCTGGGCGACGACTTCGACCACCTGCGCGACATCGACCTGCGGCAGTACCACCCGAAGACGTTCATCCGGTCGCAGCTGATGGGTGACGACGAGCCCCGTCCCCGCACCGGGAGCACCGCCGCCGGGGCGGGTGCGACCGCCGCCGGGTCGGGTGCGACCGCCTGGGCCGCGGGTGCGCAGGGGGCCTGGGTCCGCGACGCGAGCACCCCGCCGCCGTTCGACGTCGACGCCACCTGA
- a CDS encoding esterase, which produces MTQLTVEQSGDTQMALVQHRYARFGAVTTAATLLVGGWLGSAGATDHPRDRDRGHPDDAASQENPGFQEAQQSPALPAVPARDIEWTIADPAFDYDPSTGQPGEAFTPLLDDAGQPRTRVLTGVEKGAAYRIEVPTEGWNGDVVFWEHGYRGTGTVLWVDSPSFGLRQTYIDAGYAWAASSYDANRYDIRAGVTSTEQLARVFDREVAPADDRYLQGVSMGGHIIGGLVERQKVDWAGAAPMCGVMGDLAQFDIRLDYNLVAQALAEVDAYPLTTTEAYLAAVAEMKATLGLPTSPTGPNPELTERGEVFRDVVIDLTGGPRPGDEAAFTYWEGLSFNLARFADDPSGTLTQLTAGAVAENADRLYPTTFTFPDGSTLNSRVERVEAAPGTREETKRAPILQLDADFSVPVLSVHTLGDMFVPFEHQRIYAAEAARQGTGGLLVQRTVRSVGHCEFSPEEAAQTFTDLVTWVESREGAGPEVRPAGEDVLNRNAVAEADLGCAFTTPQTGGTRDLFPACPVPAEPVGAGS; this is translated from the coding sequence GTGACACAGCTCACCGTCGAGCAGTCGGGAGACACCCAGATGGCCCTCGTCCAGCACCGATACGCCCGCTTCGGCGCGGTCACCACCGCCGCCACCCTGCTGGTCGGGGGGTGGCTCGGCAGCGCCGGTGCCACCGACCACCCGCGCGACCGGGACCGCGGGCACCCGGACGACGCGGCCTCCCAGGAGAACCCGGGCTTCCAGGAGGCCCAGCAGTCACCCGCGCTGCCCGCCGTCCCGGCCCGGGACATCGAGTGGACGATCGCGGACCCGGCGTTCGACTACGACCCCTCCACCGGGCAGCCGGGGGAGGCGTTCACCCCGCTGCTGGACGACGCGGGCCAGCCGCGCACCCGGGTGCTGACCGGGGTGGAGAAGGGCGCCGCCTACCGCATCGAGGTGCCCACCGAGGGCTGGAACGGCGACGTGGTGTTCTGGGAGCACGGCTACCGCGGCACCGGGACGGTCCTGTGGGTGGACAGCCCCTCGTTCGGGCTGCGGCAGACCTACATCGACGCCGGGTACGCCTGGGCGGCGTCGTCCTACGACGCCAACCGGTACGACATCCGGGCCGGCGTCACCTCGACCGAGCAGCTGGCCCGGGTCTTCGACCGGGAGGTCGCGCCGGCCGACGACCGGTACCTGCAGGGCGTGTCCATGGGCGGCCACATCATCGGCGGCCTGGTGGAGCGGCAGAAGGTGGACTGGGCCGGTGCGGCGCCGATGTGCGGCGTCATGGGCGACCTGGCGCAGTTCGACATCCGGCTGGACTACAACCTGGTGGCGCAGGCCCTTGCCGAGGTCGACGCCTACCCGCTGACCACGACCGAGGCCTACCTGGCCGCGGTCGCCGAGATGAAGGCGACGCTGGGCCTGCCCACCTCGCCCACCGGGCCCAACCCGGAGCTCACCGAGCGCGGCGAGGTCTTCCGGGACGTGGTCATCGACCTCACCGGTGGGCCCCGGCCCGGCGACGAGGCGGCGTTCACCTACTGGGAGGGGCTGAGCTTCAACCTGGCCCGCTTCGCCGACGACCCGAGCGGGACGCTGACCCAGCTCACCGCCGGCGCGGTGGCCGAGAACGCCGACCGGCTGTACCCGACCACCTTCACCTTCCCGGACGGCTCGACGCTGAACTCCCGGGTCGAGCGGGTCGAGGCGGCGCCGGGCACCCGTGAGGAGACGAAGAGGGCGCCGATCCTGCAGCTGGACGCCGACTTCTCCGTCCCGGTCCTGTCGGTGCACACCCTCGGTGACATGTTCGTGCCCTTCGAGCACCAGCGGATCTACGCCGCCGAGGCCGCGCGGCAGGGCACCGGCGGGCTGCTGGTCCAGCGGACCGTCCGGTCGGTGGGCCACTGCGAGTTCAGCCCGGAGGAGGCGGCGCAGACCTTCACCGACCTGGTGACCTGGGTCGAGTCCCGCGAGGGAGCCGGCCCGGAGGTGCGGCCGGCCGGGGAGGACGTGCTGAACCGGAACGCGGTGGCCGAGGCGGACCTCGGCTGCGCCTTCACGACGCCGCAGACCGGCGGGACCCGGGACCTCTTCCCGGCCTGCCCGGTGCCCGCGGAGCCGGTCGGCGCCGGCTCCTGA
- a CDS encoding anti-sigma factor family protein, translating into MSIPESHLAQEAIAALVDGELSGGAANRAARHLAGCVQCRMAVTAQREAKDALRRGVDVAVPGDLLSRLQAIPFTAAGPGGGLGSLSAGAEGLTATGAGGSWAIPLAPAEDAPRADGNARWLRRGMTGALAGLGLGVAVLAVNLPAAELPGREPVADAVRYTAPTERTDIVPPVVRTITVGSTTGLPAGGTP; encoded by the coding sequence GTGAGCATCCCGGAGAGCCACCTCGCCCAGGAGGCGATCGCCGCCCTCGTCGACGGAGAGCTCTCCGGCGGGGCGGCGAACCGGGCCGCCCGGCACCTGGCCGGCTGCGTGCAGTGCCGCATGGCGGTCACCGCCCAGCGCGAGGCCAAGGACGCGCTGCGGCGCGGCGTCGACGTCGCCGTCCCCGGTGACCTCCTCTCCCGGCTGCAGGCCATCCCGTTCACCGCCGCCGGCCCCGGCGGCGGGCTGGGCTCGCTGAGTGCCGGCGCCGAGGGGCTCACCGCCACCGGCGCGGGTGGCTCCTGGGCGATCCCGCTCGCACCGGCCGAGGACGCGCCCCGTGCCGACGGCAACGCCCGCTGGCTGCGGCGGGGGATGACCGGGGCACTGGCCGGCCTCGGCCTGGGGGTCGCCGTGCTCGCCGTCAACCTGCCTGCCGCCGAACTGCCCGGCCGGGAGCCGGTGGCCGACGCCGTGCGCTACACGGCGCCGACCGAGCGCACCGACATCGTCCCGCCCGTGGTGCGCACCATCACCGTCGGTTCCACCACCGGCCTGCCCGCCGGCGGGACGCCCTGA
- a CDS encoding O-methyltransferase, whose amino-acid sequence MTSVAGPPPTGGSPTGAAAYADGFAVETPAQVAARQRALTSAAAFGTQLPVEPAVGATLSVLAAACDARSVVSIGSGGGVAGLWLLQGMRPDGVLTALDADPAELRAARQAFTEAGVPSGRTRLIFGTPGEVLPRLSPGAYDLVSCAGPPLEYASNLAGLLGLIRHSGSLICHGLLAEDRIADSSARDAQTVAWREITRTLQEDETLTCAVLPIGTGLLVATKRN is encoded by the coding sequence GTGACCAGCGTTGCCGGACCGCCCCCCACCGGCGGCTCCCCGACGGGCGCGGCGGCCTATGCCGACGGCTTCGCCGTCGAGACCCCCGCCCAGGTGGCCGCCCGCCAGCGCGCCCTGACCTCCGCCGCGGCCTTCGGGACCCAGCTCCCGGTCGAGCCGGCGGTGGGCGCGACCCTCTCCGTCCTCGCCGCGGCCTGCGACGCCCGTTCGGTGGTGTCCATCGGCAGCGGTGGCGGCGTCGCCGGGCTCTGGCTGCTGCAGGGGATGCGCCCCGACGGCGTCCTCACCGCCCTGGACGCCGACCCGGCCGAGCTGCGCGCCGCCCGGCAGGCCTTCACCGAGGCCGGCGTCCCCAGCGGCCGGACCCGGCTCATCTTCGGCACGCCCGGCGAGGTGCTCCCCCGGTTGTCCCCCGGCGCCTACGACCTGGTCAGCTGCGCCGGCCCGCCGCTGGAGTACGCCAGCAACCTGGCCGGGTTGCTGGGGCTCATCCGGCACAGCGGGTCGCTGATCTGCCACGGCCTGCTCGCCGAGGACAGGATCGCCGACAGCTCCGCCCGCGATGCGCAGACCGTCGCGTGGCGGGAGATCACCCGCACGCTGCAGGAGGACGAGACGCTGACCTGCGCGGTGCTGCCGATCGGCACCGGCCTGCTGGTCGCGACCAAGCGCAACTAG